ACTTCGACTTGTCCCTCGCCACCGTGAAGGTGTCCATGTCCCGGGCCCACCACAGGCCCTCCAGGGGCGGGACCACGTAGTCGCGGCCGAGCTCGCGCTTGCTGGCGAACTTCAGTTTGTAGGCCACCGGGTAGAGCGCCTCGACGCCTTCGCTGAAGAGGGCCGAGGTGTTGGGGTCGCCGTGGCCGTCGACCATGAGGTACTGGAGGTCGGGGACCTCCAGAATCCGGAACCGGTCGTGTTTGGCCTGGTAGGAGTCGAGGCTCTTCTTGAAATCGGTCTTCTCGGTCATCGGCCGCCCGCGCTCCTCCGCTCAGTGCCCCGCTCAGTGCCCCGATCAGCGCCCCGCTCAGCGCCCCGCTCAGCGCGCTGCTCGATCGTGCCACAGTGCCGCTGCGAGCCGTGACGGCACTCCGCTCACATTTCTCGCCTTACCGTCCTTGACGCGGCACCTGCCCCACGGCAGCCTCGGACCGACAGCCAGATTCGGGTGCGTGACGGTGGCCGCGCCGTCCACCCGGGAACCGCCCCCACATCCCCCCGATCCCGCCCCCATCCCACCCCGCTTCTTCGCTGCACGTTGATCCCGATGGTGTGAGTGCTGCCCTGTGGTCCCGCGGCCGGTCCGATCGTGCCCGTCCGTCACCGCCCGACCGGCGGTGGCGCCACTTGTCGCGGAGACCGGGCTACCCGCCCGCTCCGCGCTGAGCGCAAAGGACCTGGATGGGACACGTGACATGGAGTCGGTCGCGGCGCGGCACACGCACCGGCATCGTCCTCGGAGCGGCTCTCGCACTGCTGCTGCCGACCTCGGTGCCCGCGGCGGCCGAACCCGGCGCGACGACCCTGGAACTCGACGAGGTCTCCGTTGTGGAGGTCTTCCTGGATGACCGCGAGCAGCTCGACCAGCTCGTGGAGCTGGGCGGAGACATCGCCCAGGTGGACCCGGACGGTTCAGACGGATTCGTCGCACAGACCGTGATCGGCCCCTTCGACCTGGACGCCTACAACGACGCCGGGTTCACCTTCGGCGACGTCGTCTACACCGAGTCCGACGCCCAGGAGCGCGTCGAGGAGCGCGAAGCCGCCATCGAGGAGCTGCGGGCCGGGAGCGGGGTCGGGACGTTCTCCAGCCCCGAATCCGGTTCCGGCTCCGACGACCTGCAAATCCTGCGGGCGGACTACTTCGAGGGCCGCAACGGCAACTTCCTGTCCGTGGAGGTCGGCTCCAGCCTCGGGCAGGACGAGCGCTTCCAGCTGACCGTGGAGCGCGACGCCGGGCCCGGCACCGAGATCGGTGACGGCGGCACGCAGACCCTGAACCCCTTCGTCGACGTCGGGGTGTACATGTACCACCGGGGGCAGACGCAGGTGCAGGAGCGGCCCGACCGGATCCGGGTCACCAGCCCGCACGGCGGTACCGCGGTCGCCGAGGTCGACGAGTGGCTGCCCGATCCTGACGGCCCCGGGGACCCGCTGCCCTACACGGACTTCCTCAACGCCTACATGACCCCGGGTGAGTTGTACGAGCGCATCCACCAGATCGCCGACGAGTACCCGGACATCGCCGAGGTCATCGAGCTGCCCCACCTGACCAACGGCTACCGCCGCCACGCCCAGGCGATCCTCGGGGTGGAGGTGAACGGCCGCAACGCCGACCGCGGTGTGATCGTGGAGTCGCTCGCCTACGGGCACGAGGGCGGCAACGACGTCGTGGTGGACCTGCACGACCCCTCCGCGCCCGGCTCCGACCTGTCGGTCGGCGTCGAGGGCGACGAGATCACCGTGTCCCTGGCCACCGACGGCAGCGGGGAGATCACCACGACCGCGGCCGAGGTCGTGGACGCGGTCAACGCCGGAGCCGGTGACCTGGTCCGGGCCTTCACCTTCCGGGGCAACGCCGGAGACGGAACGGTACGGGCCGAGCAGGTCCAGGCCAGTGACTTCCTCAACGCCCCCGACGAGGTCTCCCGTGAACCGGCGACGGTGTACGCGCTGCGTATCGGCGCCACTCGGGACGGCTCCAAGACCGGTGTGCTGGGTTACGCGCAGGAGCACGCCCGGGAGTGGCAGACCCCGCTGGTGACCATCGAGACCGCCGAGCGCCTGGTGCGCAACTACGGCATCCACGACACCACCACCGAGCTGGTGGACGAACTGGACATCTTCCTGATGCCCTCGTTCAACCCCGACGGCGGGAACTACTCGTTCTACGACGTTCCGATGCAGCGCAAGAACATGACCAACTACTGCGGCACCGACGGCGCGCGCGACCAGTGGGCCGTGGAGCAGGGCGCGCAGTGGGGTGTGGACAACAACCGCAACTACGGCGCCTACACCCTGTGGGACGGCTACGCGGGTGCGTCCTTCAACTGCACCAGCACCACGTTCGCCGGGCCGGAGGAGCTGGGGCCGCTGTCGCAGCCGGAGAACCAGAACCTGGTGTGGCTGGTCGACACCCACGACAACATCGACTTCTCGATGAACATCCACTCCTCGGGCGACTACTTCATGTGGTCGCCGGGCGCCTACATCGCGCAGGGGCGCGTGCCCACGCCGCGGCCGTCGGCGATGGAGGAGGCCTACTTCTGGGAGTCCTCGGCGAGCATCCTGAGCTCGATCAAGGAGCACCGGGGCACCGTGGTGACCCCGGCCCGCACCGGCCCGATCATCGACGTCCTGTACTCGGCCGCGGGCAACTCCGGCGACCACCTCTGGTACGAGAACGGCATCTTCGCCTGGAACTTCGAACTGGGCCAGGCAGGGTTCCAGCCTCCGTGGGACGAGGCCCACGCGCAGGGAATGGAGTACGCCAACGGGCTCTACACCATGCTGGAGGTGGCACTGGAGTACCAGAACGACCGGTACCGGCCGCGTTCGAGTGCCTCGCCGCGCCCGGGTGAGCACAGCGGCCCGGTGGAGGTCACCTTCCAGACCAACGAACCCGCCGAGGTCCACTACACCCTGGACGGCAGCCGTCCGGATTTCGATTCGCCCAAGCTGGAGCTCACGGGCGTGCGCGGGGAGCTGGAGACCCTGCTGATCGAGGAGACCACCACCGTCCACTGGTTCGTGGTGGACATCGCCGGTAACACCGAGGGCGGCTACGACCCCGACGGCAACGCCCGCAACCACCGCAGGGGCACCTGGACCATCACCGACTGACACCTACAGGGACTTCCCTCCCCTTTCCCCTGACAGACAGAGGCGGCCCTGTCCGCGCCCACGCGCGGGCAGGGCCGCAGGGTCAAGTGGCCCCGGCAGCGGAGAACGCGGAAGGAGGGACACCCTCTACGCCCCGGCCTCTCCGATGTCCTCGGCCCAAACGCCAGGAAAGCGTTCCTGGAATTCCCTCATGAGGCCCGCGCAGCGGGGGTCGTCCAACTCGACGACCTTCACCCCGCGGGAACGGATCAGCTCGAGCTCGCCGGGGAAAGTCCTTGATTCCCCGACCACGACCACAGGTATCCCGAACTGAATGATGGCGCCGGCACACATCGCGCAGGGGGCGAGTGTCGTGTAGAGGACGGTTTCGGCGTAGGACCTCTGTCGTCCGACCCGCCGCAGGCAGGAGATCTCGCCGTGGGCGACGGGGTCGCCCGACTGCACGCGCTCGTTATGACCGGAGCCGACCAGGGCGCCGCCCTTTTCGAGAGAGGCGCCCACGGGGACACCGCCCTCCGAGAGGCTTTTCTGCGCCTGCCGGAAAGCCTCCTCGAAAGACGCGTTCCGCCATTGCTGAAAATTATTCAAATTATCCATTCTTTCTAAGCTGACAGGAAAACAGAGAAGAAAACACCCGACAACACTGCTGCGGCCGATGCGAATGACAAAAGCCATGCCATCCGGTAGACCCGGGTTCGCTCACCCCTGAGCAGAAGCAGCTCCATGAAACCCTCACGGACATCAACACCCAGCTCGTCGGGCTTCATCTCCCTGGCGGTCAGCCAGTGCACCCATATGACGTCGAGGCAGAGCAGGCACGAGACCCCCGGGACAAGAAGTGTCGCCAAGAACGGGATCAGCAGGATCGGCTCGCCCCGGATTCTCCGGATGGTACCGAAGTAGATTCCCACGATGGCGAGGAGAAAGGAGTTGAAGGAGAGCAGCCACCGGAGTCATCCACCCTGGCGGGATACCTTGTGGAGTCCATCGATGACGGTCTCAGGCGCCTTCGCAAAGGTCGCGAGATACCCACCGGCAACCTCATCGCGCGTGGGCGTCGGCGACCAGCACCTTGGCATCGCGGTCGTAGGTACGAACCCCATGGACGGCCGCGCCGGCCTCCGCAGTGATGGGTGCGCGGTTGCGTTGGTACTCGCTGTGCCCCGGCAGGATGTCGTCAGGATGGACCACCCCGGCCACACCCTCCATGTCCACCGAGACGAGTACCCGCATACCCACCACACCTTCCAGGCTCGCACATGCCAGGAGCGGCACAAAACACCGGCGCCCCGGCCCAGCGGGCGGAGCTGAACCGCCCAGGCGCCGCTGAGCAGCGGCGATCTACAATCGGGGGACGGTCGACGGTGCGTCCGTCGGCGATGACCTCGTGGTGGGGGTTGGCGATGGGTGAGCTCGCGCAGGTGGTGGAGCACGCCCGTCACGCTGCTCGCGATCTGCGGTGGAGTGAGGCGTACCGGCTCCTCCGGGGCACCGATCCGACCGAACTGTCACCTGACGACTTCGTGCTGTTCGCCGACGCGTCCTGGTGGTGCTGTCGAGTACCGGAGGAGATCGAGCTGCGGCAGCGGGCGTTTCGCGGGTTCGTCCGCTCGGGCCGCCCCCGCGAGGCCGCGTACACGGCGTGGATGCTGTCGGTGCGCTACGGCCTGCACGGTGAGCCGGTGGCGTCATCGGGGTGGTTGCGCCGCGCGCAGCGCCAACTGGAGCACCACCCCGACTGCGTCGAGTCCGGCTACCTGGCGTGCGGCGAGGCGGAGGCCGCGCTGGGCGCCGGGGAGGTCGATCGGGCCGAGGCCCATGCCAGGCGGGCCCTGGTGGCCGGTGAGCGCTTCGGCGCACCCAACCTGGTGGCACTCGCGCTTTCCTGGCAAGGGCTGTGCCATCTGGTGCGCGGCGAGGCCGACGACGGTCTGCGGTTGTTGGACGAGGCGATGGCCTCAGTCGTGTCCGGGGAGTTGGACGCGCACTTCACCGGTTGGATCTCGTGTTTCGCGGTGGGCATGTGCATGGGCGTCGCCGACCTGCGCCGCGCCGCGAGCTGGGCGCAGACGGCGTGGAACTGGGCGTCGTCCCTGCCCGAAGCCACGCCCTACCAGGGCCTGTGCCGGGTGCGGCAGGTGGAGGTGATGTGCCTGCGCGGCGAGCTGGCGGAGGCCGCGACCGAAGCGCGGCGTGCCTGCGAGGAGATGCTGCTCTTCGAACCCCACCTGGCGGGCGAGGCGTTCTACGTGACGGGAGAGATCCTGCGCCGCCGTGGTGAGACCTCCGCGGCCGAGCAGGCGTTCGGCCAGGCCCGTGAGCTCGGCCACGACCCACAGCCGGGCCTGGCCATGATCCGGCTCGCGCAGGGGCGCACCGACGCGGCGATGACCGCGCTGCGCGCCGCGCTCGCCGATTCCGGCGGGCTGCCGTTCCGCAGGGCGTCCCTCCTGGCAGCGCAGGTGCGAGTGGCGCTCGCCGCCGACCGGCCCGATCTCGCGGGTGCCGCATGTGAGGACCTGGACACCGTCGCCGAGGCCGCGTCGAGCGAAGCCGTCTCGGCACTGGCGGGCGCTACCCGAGCCCGACTGCGACTGGCCCTGGGAAACGCCGAGCCCGCGTTGGCGCTGCTCCGTCCCGCGATGGCCACGTGGCGCGCGCTCGGTCTGGCATGCGAACTGGCCGAAGCACGGCTGCTCACCGGGATGGCCCTGCGAACGCTCGGTGACGAGGAGGGCTCCGAGCTCGAACTCGACGCCGCCCGACGGCTGTTCACGCGCCTGGGCGCGCACACCGATCAGCTGACCACGCGAACCACAGTTGACGGCGCCCGCCCCGGGGGCCTGTCCGACCGGGAGTGCGAGGTGTTGCGGCTGGTGGCCGCCGGGTACACCAACCG
This DNA window, taken from Nocardiopsis exhalans, encodes the following:
- a CDS encoding M14 family metallopeptidase, translating into MGHVTWSRSRRGTRTGIVLGAALALLLPTSVPAAAEPGATTLELDEVSVVEVFLDDREQLDQLVELGGDIAQVDPDGSDGFVAQTVIGPFDLDAYNDAGFTFGDVVYTESDAQERVEEREAAIEELRAGSGVGTFSSPESGSGSDDLQILRADYFEGRNGNFLSVEVGSSLGQDERFQLTVERDAGPGTEIGDGGTQTLNPFVDVGVYMYHRGQTQVQERPDRIRVTSPHGGTAVAEVDEWLPDPDGPGDPLPYTDFLNAYMTPGELYERIHQIADEYPDIAEVIELPHLTNGYRRHAQAILGVEVNGRNADRGVIVESLAYGHEGGNDVVVDLHDPSAPGSDLSVGVEGDEITVSLATDGSGEITTTAAEVVDAVNAGAGDLVRAFTFRGNAGDGTVRAEQVQASDFLNAPDEVSREPATVYALRIGATRDGSKTGVLGYAQEHAREWQTPLVTIETAERLVRNYGIHDTTTELVDELDIFLMPSFNPDGGNYSFYDVPMQRKNMTNYCGTDGARDQWAVEQGAQWGVDNNRNYGAYTLWDGYAGASFNCTSTTFAGPEELGPLSQPENQNLVWLVDTHDNIDFSMNIHSSGDYFMWSPGAYIAQGRVPTPRPSAMEEAYFWESSASILSSIKEHRGTVVTPARTGPIIDVLYSAAGNSGDHLWYENGIFAWNFELGQAGFQPPWDEAHAQGMEYANGLYTMLEVALEYQNDRYRPRSSASPRPGEHSGPVEVTFQTNEPAEVHYTLDGSRPDFDSPKLELTGVRGELETLLIEETTTVHWFVVDIAGNTEGGYDPDGNARNHRRGTWTITD
- a CDS encoding nucleoside deaminase; its protein translation is MDNLNNFQQWRNASFEEAFRQAQKSLSEGGVPVGASLEKGGALVGSGHNERVQSGDPVAHGEISCLRRVGRQRSYAETVLYTTLAPCAMCAGAIIQFGIPVVVVGESRTFPGELELIRSRGVKVVELDDPRCAGLMREFQERFPGVWAEDIGEAGA
- a CDS encoding M55 family metallopeptidase, whose product is MRVLVSVDMEGVAGVVHPDDILPGHSEYQRNRAPITAEAGAAVHGVRTYDRDAKVLVADAHAR
- a CDS encoding LuxR C-terminal-related transcriptional regulator, giving the protein MGELAQVVEHARHAARDLRWSEAYRLLRGTDPTELSPDDFVLFADASWWCCRVPEEIELRQRAFRGFVRSGRPREAAYTAWMLSVRYGLHGEPVASSGWLRRAQRQLEHHPDCVESGYLACGEAEAALGAGEVDRAEAHARRALVAGERFGAPNLVALALSWQGLCHLVRGEADDGLRLLDEAMASVVSGELDAHFTGWISCFAVGMCMGVADLRRAASWAQTAWNWASSLPEATPYQGLCRVRQVEVMCLRGELAEAATEARRACEEMLLFEPHLAGEAFYVTGEILRRRGETSAAEQAFGQARELGHDPQPGLAMIRLAQGRTDAAMTALRAALADSGGLPFRRASLLAAQVRVALAADRPDLAGAACEDLDTVAEAASSEAVSALAGATRARLRLALGNAEPALALLRPAMATWRALGLACELAEARLLTGMALRTLGDEEGSELELDAARRLFTRLGAHTDQLTTRTTVDGARPGGLSDRECEVLRLVAAGYTNRRIAAELVLSEHTVARHLSNIYPKLGVSSRTAATAFAFEHGLVRREGSDGPF